The region TAAACAGGCGACTAAAATGCGTCATGTTAGAAAAACCAAAAGTAAATGCAGTTTCGGTGATGGTACTGTAGCGACGACTCAGCAAGGCTTTATAACAAGCACTTAAACGCTGTTGCCATAACCAGCGCATCACAGTGGTTTGTTCCGCAGCAAACAGACGATTAAGGGTACGGGCTGACATATTGTTGTCTTTGGCAATCGACTCAATGGTTAATGACGAATCATCAATTCTATCCAACAGATACTTTTGCACTTTATACAGTTTCTCGCTGGCTTTGAGAGACAAAAGCGGGCCATTTTCTGCATCGTAGGCCGAATCGAGCATGGTTAACATTGATGAGATCATCTTGTCTCCCACACCTGAATCTTGTTCTTGAACCTGCCAGATACTTTGCAGTAAAGATACCGAGACGTTGCCTAACAATGAGTGGCTTGGCAATACCTGATTAATCACTTTATCTGGCTGGTTAAAGTGCGATAAAAACAACCCGCGTGGAATCGACATGACCATTTGATCATCGCCATTTGGGAAATGGCAAGAGAATGGCTGAGCACTGTCGTACACCAAAATGTCACCCGGCTTTTGCTCAAAAGTACGACCATTTTGGGTCAAAATTGCCCGTTGGCAGAAGGACAGAGTGACCAAAATATTGTCATTTTGATCGGGGTGATAGTCACAGTACTCGATTGGTGTGGATTTGATCCGTGTGATTAATGAGCCACCAAAACGTTTCACTTCCAGTGAACCATCAAATCCTTCACTGCTCAAACGACGGTTATAGGTGGGTGTGTAATAGGTTGATTCAATTAGCCCTTGCCAATAATCAAAGCGCTCAGAATCAGCAATGTCATGGGTTGAAAAGCGTTTCACCATACATTTTTATCCTTTCAAAACGTCACACTTTATGTGCCTGGGTTAATGTTCATCGTCTCTATAGTACAAGCTTAGTTGGCGCGACAAAAGTCGCTTAACCCAAATAGCCCTTCAGTCTCAGTTGATGCCTGTCTGCACCTCTACGCTGATACCCCAACTATTTTTGTGATTGAACTCGTCAAATTGTAATGTTATAACATTTCTAAAATGATCACATGGGACGCTATCAATGTTAGATCACACCGCTTCAGCTTTACCCGTCACTGTTCTATCCGGATTTTTAGGTGCGGGGAAAACGACCGTATTAAGTCATATTTTGAACAATCGACAAGGGCGTAAAGTGGCGGTCATCGTCAATGACATGAGTGAAATCAACATCGATAGCGAGATTGTCGAACAAGAAGTCACCTTGAATCACAGTGAAGAAAAACTGGTCTCTTTAAGTAATGGCTGTATCTGCTGCACGTTAAGAGAAGACCTGTTGCAAGAAGTGAGCAAATTGGCCAAAGAAAATCGTTTTGATTATCTGGTGATTGAATCTTCTGGAATATCAGAACCTTTGCCAGTTGCAGAGACATTCACCTTTGCCGATGACGAAGGCGTATCACTCTCAGATGTCGCACAACTCGACACCATGGTTACTGTGGTTGATTCGGTCAATTTCATGCGTGATTATCGCCAAGCTCAATCTCTGCAAGAGGCAGGAGAAAGCCTTGGCGAAGAGGATGAACGCAGCATCACTGACCTGTTGATTGAACAAGTTGAATTTGCCGATGTGATTTTGATAAGCAAAACCGATTTAGTCAGTCCAGATCAAGTCACTGAGCTAGAAGCGATTTTGCGCACGCTCAATCGTCGCGCCAAGATCATTCCCATCGAAAATGGACATATCGATGTAGAACAAGTCCTTGGCACACATCTATTTGATTTTGAACAAGCGGCAGCCGCACCTGGTTGGTTGCAAGAAATGCGCGGTGAACACGCACCAGAAAGTGAAGAATACGGCATTAGTAGTTTCCCCTATGTGGCAAGGAAGCCCTTCCATCCTGAGCGTTTTTATCGCTTTCTAGAAAGCACCAAACAGATCCCCAATTTACTGCGTTCTAAAGGTTACTTTTGGCTGGCAACTCGCACTGGCTATGTCGGGCAATGGAGTCAAGCTGGGGGTGTTTCTCGTCATGGTTTTGCCGGCGTTTTTTGGCGGGCCATGCCGAAAAAATATTGGCCAACGGATGCCGATAGCTTAGAGAAAATCCAAAGTCTGTGGGTTGAACCTTTTGGTGACATGCGCCAAGAGTTGGTGTTCATCGGCCAAAACCTTGACCAAGCAGCCATCACTGCTGCTTTGGATGCTTGTTTGCTTACCGAAGACGAGTTGGACGCAGACCTCGACACTTGGGAATCCTTCCCTGACCCTTTCCCTAAATGGCGCTAACCATGATAGACACGTTAATTGAACACACAGAAACACTAGCACCAGGTCAAGCTGTGTTGGGTGATGACCCATTAATCATGACCCAGATTTTCCGACCAGAAAACAATCTGGTGGTTTGGCAACGATCACTTTCCACACAGTTACTTGATGAGATTAAAGAGGCCATAACGCAAAAGCCAACTTGGCAAATGGTATTACAAACGTCGCAAGATGAAGCGCTTGAAGAGTTAGCGGATGCCCTCAGCGATTGGCGTTGTGCTCAGGAATTGAGTTGCGACATTACTCAATTGATTGAAATGTATAGCGTGCTGTTTGATGCCAAACGCGTTGGCGTGCGCTTAACCGTGCTCGAAAGCACCATGTGCCCTCGTTTTCATGTGGATCGCGTGGGATGCCGTTTAGTCACCACGTATTAGGGTCAAGCAACGCAATGGATCAAAGGTAAAGATGCAGTTCAAGTGACTCAAGATTACCCCAATGCCTTGATTGAACAGATGAATACCGGCGATGTCGCCTTGCTCAAAGGCACATATTGGGAAGGCAATGAGCAACACGGCATCGTACATCGCTCACCACCTGCGACAGAGCAATCACTACGCTTACTTTTAACGATTGATTTTATTGATTAATACCAATTAATACCGATTCATTTAACCACTATTACTCAACACTGAATAAAGGGCAGATCTATGGTTGCGCGAACCCAAAAGATCATTCAACAGGCAGCCATCGTGTGTCACGCACATGGTTGTCAACTTACCCCCAAACGTAAGCTTTTGCTGATGGGATTGATTAAATCCGGTAAAGCGCTTTCGGCCTATGAACTCATCGATTTTTGCAAAACACAATACGATGAAGTCGTCCCCGCTATTTCGGTCTATCGCATTTTGGATCTGTTCCAGCAATTGCATTTAGTCCACAAACTGAACTCAATCAACAAGTTTACGGTTTGTTCGCACATTTTGGATAAAGATGAGATTAACCAACCCACTGTCTTTCTTATCTGCCGTGATTGCCACAAAGTGAAAGAGCTCCACGTGAGCGCCAATCTTATCAACGCGCTAAAACAAGATATCGACGATAAAGGTTTCCAGGTTATCTCTTCGCAACTGGAGCTGGAGTGCCAATGCGATGATTGCGTGTCCAACACAGCAAAACAGGCCCAGCACTAATTTATCGTTGGTGTTTACCCAGCGACATTTTCAATAACTTCTTATTTATTCTAATAAAAATAGTTTTTACGCTTATACGGAATCATTATGAACAAAACACTTACTCTGCCAGATGTGGTTCTGACAGATACCGCCAGCCATCCTGCAGCCATTGAATGGGTGGGAATGTCCGGCATTGCGGTGCCTTTCTATCTACCAATAAGCTCAGTAGACTCGACGTTAGTCACCGCTAAGGCAGATCTTTATGTGAGTCTAGATAAAGCAGAAGCGAAAGGCATTCATATGTCGCGACTTTATCTAGGTTTATACAACCAGTTAGCTCAGGCGCATCTCTCTTCCAGCTTAATCAGTCAGTTTCTCTCTGAGATGGTGGAATCGCAAAATGATATCAGTCAAAACGCCACTCTTACGCTCAGTTTCGAGCTGCCATTGCATAAGAAGGCACTACTTAGCCATCGCTCTGGTTATCAGTCGTACCAAATCCATTTGACCTTTACGAAATTGGGCGATCGCACCTTTTCTGAAGTCCATATTTCGATCCCCTATTCCAGTACCTGTCCATGTTCGGCATCCTTGTCTCGCCAATTATTGGCAAAGGCGATTGACCGTCAGTTTGACGCTGCAAGCATAGATAAAGAGCAGTTGCTTGAATGGATTGAGTCTGCTCAAGGCAGCATTGCCACACCGCATAGCCAACGCTCGTTTGCGGATATCAAAATGAAGTGGGCAGGCTGTCACTACTCAGATATTGCAGCACTAATTCAACACTTTGAAGCAGTGCTTGCGACGCCAGTACAAACCTCAGTGAAGCGTGAGGATGAACAGGAATTTGCACGCTTAAACGCGGAAAACCTGATGTTTTGTGAAGATGCCGCCAGAAAGCTTAAGCAGGCATTACACAGCATGAGCGACCTCGAAGATTACTGGTTTAAAGTCGATCATCAAGAGAGCTTACACGCCCATAATGCGGTAGCGATTGACCACAAATACCCAGCTCAACACTACCACCGTTAATGAAGGCACTCTCCATGATAAGAAAAAATCCATCCGGCGATTTACCGGTTATCTCACCCGACGCTTTTGTCGACCCGACGGCAATCATTTGTGGCAAAGTGATTATCGAACAAAACGTTTTTGTTGGCCCTTATGTCGTCATTCGCGCGGATGAAGTGGACAGCAATGGTGAGATGCAACCTATCGTGATTGGTCATGATTCCAATTTGCAAGATGGGGTTGTTATTCACTCGAAAGATGGCGCGGCGGTGAATATTGGCGCACGCACCTCCATCGCGCACCGCTCCATCGTCCACGGTCCTTGCTCTGTGGGAGATGATGTATTTATTGGCTTTAACAGTGTGGTGTTTAACACCCATATTGGCGATCGCTGTGTGATTCGCCACAACTGTGTGGTCGATAGTCTCGATTTGCCAGAGCAGTTCCACGTGCCGCCGATGACTAATATCGGCCCTGGCTTTAACCTTAATAGCATTGAGAAAGTCCCACCTAAATATTCCGAGTTTTCTGAATCTGTGGTGACAGCCAATAACATGCTGGTACAAGGTTATAAAAAACGCTCTAACGAGTTTTAAGCGCCTAAACTTTATCTAAAACCGTTTGGCAAAACTCCTCTTTTGAAGTGAACCCAACCCGTGCTAAGCGGGTTGGGTTTCAACATAAAAAGAGATTAAGAGTCACTCACGAGATGAGTTCAACGGTTTTAGTGTTCCCTTTTTTTTGAGCAATGTGTCTTTATGAACCCTATTCCTGTTGTGATCCTGAGCGGTTTTCTTGGCTCGGGTAAAACCACCTTATTGCGTAACCTAGTGATTCAAAGTCATCAGCAAAATAAACCACTTGGTGTCATCATCAATGAACTCAATGCGTTCGATGTTGACGGTGCCTTAGTAGAAAATGTTGATGTGGTCGACAAGAAACACCACAGCCTCATATCAATCGCTGGCGAGAGTCTTAGTACACCTGCGGGAATCGCGAAGTTAGATGGCGCTATCTCAACCTTATTGACGCATCACACGCCGCAACTACTGATTATTGAAACCTCCGGCAGTGCGCATCCACTGCCGTTGATTGATTATTGTCGTCAGCAAAGTCGCATCAAATTAACAGGGGTACTTTCCCTGATGGATAGCGTGATGTTAGCGCAAGATTTTGCTGATGGTCAGAACCTAGTTACCGACCTGCAAGCCAATCTGATGCAAGGGAAACGAGACATCACCAATCTATTGGCCGAGCAAGTGCTCTTTGCCAGCCATGTGATCCTGACTAAAACCGAGCGCTTAAGCCCAGAACAGACTCAGCAGATTGGCCAAGCTTTGCAAAAGATAAACCCGTACGTGCCAATCTTAGCGGTCTCGTGGGGCAAGTTGGCACTTGCTGAATTGATGCAGTTACCTACTTATCGCTTTTCCTTAGTGGAGCAACTGATTGATGAACTCAAAGAAGCCGTTGAACAAGACAGTGCAGAAGCCTCTCTCTATCAAATGGAAACGGTGCTCATTGAAGATGACCGCCCGTTTCATCCGCAGCGGCTTTGGGATACCTATCATCACTATTTAGGTAAACAAATCTATCGCAGTAAAGGCTTTTTCTGGTTAGCCACACGCGCTTCCCATGCTCTGCTTTGGAATCAAAATGCGGGCAGTATTGGACTAGAGCAAATAGGTACGTGGCGCTCTGCAATATTGGAACAAGATGATAATGGGTTAACACCAGAAGAGCGGCGTATCCTGCAAGCCAAGATCGAACAGCACAACGGTCGATTTGGCGATCGCCGTTGCCGCTTAATCGTCATCGGTGATAAAGCTCAGCTCACCACCTTCACTAAAGCACTGCAACGCTGCTTTTTAACTGAAAGTGAAATTCAAGATTGGCAACAAGGCACCACATTTCCCGACCCATGGCCGAAAACCACAGTAATGCAATAACCACAGATTGATGCGTACCAGAAGAGAGCTGGTACGCATGCTTGCACAAAGCTAAAAGACTAATATGCGATAACCGCACCATCAGTACGTGACTCTGTACCACCGACTAAAACGGCGCTACCTGGTTCCCTTAAAATGGCTTGCCCACGACCAAAGCTACTGCAGTCAGGACTTACAGTTATATCATGACCGCGCTCCATCAATGCTTGCACGATATGAGAAGGCATCATAGGTTCAACGGCGACATGGTTACCCTTCATCCATTGCCAGCGCGGTGCATCTAACGCTGCTTGTGGATTAAGTTTGAAGTCGATCAAATTCATCGCCACTTGCAAATGTCCTTGCGGTTGCATAAACCCGCCCATGACCCCAAAAGGACCAATCGCTGCACCTTGATAAGTAATAAAGCCTGGGATAATGGTATGGAAAGTGCGTTTTTTTGGCTGCAAATAGTTTGCATGCTCGGGATCAAACGAGAAGGTGTGACCACGGTTTTGCAACCCAATTCCCGTTCCGGGAACAACAATACCTGAACCAAAACCCATGTAGTTACTTTGGATAAACGACACCATATTTCCTTCATGATCAGCTGTCGCTAAATAGACAGTACCACTTGCTTTAGGGTCTCCATGACAATGTTGCTGCGCTTGATCCGTAATTAATTTAGCTCGTTTAGCGGAGTATTCATCACTGAGTAATTCTGTTGGTTCTACGCTCATCGCATTGATGTCGGTGATGTAGTGAAGACCGTCCGCAAAAGCCAGTTTCATAGCCTCGATCTGTTTGTGCATCTGATCAGCATCGTTATGTTTGGCGGGCTCAAACTGCTTAAGAATATTCAGCCCCATTAGGGCTATCATACCTTGACCATTAGGGGGAATTTCACAAATGTCATAACCACGATAGTTAGAGTGTACCGGCTCAACCCATTCAACTTGATGCTCAACTAGGTCACTTGCCGCCAAATATCCCCCAGCAGCGCGACTTGATTCTGCTATTTTTTCGGCCAATTCCCCTTTATAAAAAGCGTCACCATTGGTCTCACCAATAAGACGTAATGTGTTGGCATGATTTGGGGAGCGCCACATTTCACCTAAGGCAGGGGCACGACCGTTAGGTGCAAAGGTATTGAGCCATTCTTGGTAAACTTCACCACCCTCCTGAGCACGCAATTGTGAAAACTTCACTACCGCCTTAGCCCAATTTTTTGCCAGTGTAGGGCTAACTGGATAACCATTTTGCGCATATTCAATAGCCGGCGTTAGACATTCTAGAAGAGATAAATTACCCCAACGCTTATTCAAAGCAGCCCAAGCCGATGGTGCACCGGGCACTGTCACTGGCGTCCAACCGTAGGTTGGCATTTCTGTCAATCCTTGCTCTTTAAGAACCTCAACATTTAAAGCTGCTGGTGATAATCCACTCGCATTTAAACCAAAGAGAGTCTCTTTCATCCAAACCAAGGCATATGCGTCACCACCAATTCCGTTGGATGTTGGTTCAACTACCGTTAACGCAGCAGCCGTCGCAATGGCTGCATCTACTGCATTACCTCCTTGCTGCAAAATTCGAATGCCCGCTTGTGCTGCTAAGGGTTGAGAGGTAGCAACCATGCCATTCGTACCATACACAGCGTTACGCTGTGATGTGTATGGATATAATGTTGAATGAATTTTCATAAAAATTCCTTTTACTTACTTTGGATCCAGCGCATCACGTAACGCATCACCAAACAAATTGAACGCCAAAACGATGACAAAAATTGCCATTCCTGGCCAAATAGCCATCCATGGGGCTTGAGTTAAAAATCCCTTTGCTGAGTTGAGCATGCTGCCCCAACTTGCGGCTGGTGGTTGTTGCCCTAAACCTAAAAATGACAAGCTAGACTCAGCAATAATGGCGCTTGCCAAAGATAGAGTTACTTGGATAAATAGCGGAGCAAGAATGTTAGGGAAAATGTATTTCCATAGAATACCTAGATGAGAAGTACCCACAGAATAAGCAGCCTCAACATACTCCATGTACTTGACCGTCATTACCTGACCGCGTGTTAATCGAATAAACAACGGAACATTAGCAATACCAATCGCCAACATCGCGTTAGTAAGGCTTGCGCCAAGTGCAGCAGCCAATGCTATGGCCAAAATTAAGGATGGCATCGCCATGATAGCTTCTGTACAACGGGAGATGATGCTGTCGATTTTGCCGCCACAGTACCCAGCTAACATCCCCAAAGGAACCCCGATGATGAAGGCGATAAACACCGAGAAAAAGCCAGCCATTAAAGACGCACGCGCACCGAATAAAAGACGACTATAGATGTCGCGACCAATTTCATCGGTGCCTAACCAGTACATGGTCGATGGAGCTTGCCGTACCGCCATCCAGTTGGTTTTGGTTGGATCGAAATGGGCTAAAAGTGGTGCAAAAATAGCCATTAATGCAAACAAAACAATAATGCAGAGGCCAAACCAACCAATAGGATTAGCCCGAAATTTCATCCAAGCACGATTGTTAGAAAACTTGGTCCAAAGAGAGATATTGGGTTGAGAGTTCATCATTATTACGCCCATTAGTGCACCTCACGAATACGTAATTTGGGATCCAATAAGTAATACGCCACGTCGGCCACAATATTGCTCAAGATGAACATAAGAGCAGAGAACATTACGACTCCCTGTACTACTGGGAAATCTCGGTTATACACAGAGTCGACGATTAACTTACCTATTCCTGGAATGGTGAAAACTTGTTCAGTTAATACAGCACCGCCCAATAACTCTCCAAATTGAATCGTCGCCAAAGTAACAACTGGAATCAGGGCATTACGCAGTGCATGTTTTAAATAGATGGCTTTGCGCTTCACTCCTTTTGCACGAGCGGTGCGAATATAATCAGCGGAAAGAACCTCAAGCATTGCACCGCGAGAGTGCCGAAACAGTGTCGCAGCTAGGCCAGTGCCAAGAACAAATGCTGGCATAATCATGGTTTCTATATTTTGAGCAATGCTTTCCAACGGACTGACATACCCAGAGGCAGGTAACCATCCCCAGCGTACTGAAATGAGCAAAATCATCATGAAACCGAGCCAAAAGTTCGGGATAGATTGCCCCGCCAAAGCGAAGATACTTGCGCTAAAATCCCATTTAGAATTGCGTTTAACTGCCGCAATGACACTCATTGGAATACTAATGATCAAAGCAAAAGCCATGGCCAATAAGCTGAGTTCAATGGTGACCGGCAACTTTGCTAGTAATAGATCAACAACTGGCTGACTGGTTTTCATCGATGTACCGAGGTTTCCAGTCAACGCTTCCGATATCCAATAGAAATACTGATTAATAAACGGTTCGTTAAGATGGTAGGCTTCACGAATATACGCCAGAGCTTCAGGACTTCGGTCTTCCCCGGCTAAAACCAGTGCAGGATCACCAGGGATCAGTTTTTGCAATCCAAAGATAAATAATGAAATCAAAAACAGCGTCGGTATCGCTGTATAAAGACGCTTGAATATAAATGAGAGCATAGACATTCCTTGTCAAAGAGGAGAAGAGTCCCTTCTCCTCTTTCATTTGCACTTTAGCTGGGGGAAACGGTTATTCAACATCTCGTAAGCGCGGCATACCATCGCCAAACGGAGTGAAATGTTTGATGTTAGATGAGATTGCCCATTGCCATTTCGGATGATAGAGATAAATCCAAGGGCGAAGTTGTGTCACACGCGTCATTGCTTGTGCATAGAGCGCTTTACGTTTAGCAACATCTTGTTCGGTACGTGCGGTATCTAGCAGTGACTGAACCTGTTCATCATCAAAACCATTTTCATTGAGCGGCGCGCCTTTACCATAAAACGAATAGATGTTGCCATCAGGATCAACTCGACCACTCCAACCTAGAATATAAGCTTCATATTCGCCTTTGTTTTCAACTTGGAGTGTGGTAGCAAAGTCCATGGTTTTCAGTTTGATGTTAATCCCTGCTTCACCAGCCATCGCTTGAATAACTTGCCCTATTTGTGTTGCTTCAGAGGTATTTGCGATCATTAACTCAATTGATACACCGTTGGTGTAGCCAGCTTGTTTTAACAATGCTTTCGCTTTTTCTACATCACGTTGAGGGACAGGAAGATTTGGCGCGTGATAGTCACTTTCTGTACTCACCCATTGATTGTCAGGAATGTACTGATTAGCAAATACCACTTGGTTAATTACGTTACGATCTATTGCATATTCAAATGCTTCACGTACTAAAGGATTCTTAACCGCCATGTCTTTGTCTTTATTAGCACCATATCCCAAGTTGAAGATAATACCGTTGTAACCAATACTGGTCGCTTCAATCACTTTCAGCTTAGGATTGCTTTTCACTTTTTCGATATCAGTTGGAGCGACACGCTCAGCAATGTCTAGTTGACCTGATTCCAAGTTAGCTAAACGAATCGTGGAATCAGGAAGCGGAAGAAAGGTCACTTTATCAAAGTGGTAATGCTCAGCATCCCAGTAACCTTTAAATTTAGTGAGCACAATTCGGTCTTGTGCGATACGGCTTTCAAATTGATAAGGCCCAGTCCCGACAGGATGCTGAGCAAACTTATCCCCTTCTTTCTTTACTGCTGTTGGTGACACCATCATTCCAGCACGATCGGCAAGAGCTGCGAGCAAAGGGATAAACGGTTTAGTCAGATTGATTTTTACTGTGTTTTTATCAACTACCTCAACGCTTTTCACCACGCTTAATTCGCCTTTACGACGTGAACCTTTAAGATTTATTGAACGTTCAAGGTTAAATTTCACGGCCTCGGCATCAAAATCGGTTCCATCTTGGAATTTAACACCTTGGCGCAACTTCATTACCAAACCTTGGTTGTGATCTACCCAACCCCAGCTTGTTGCCAGCATTGGAATAATATTGAGCTGCTGATCAATGTCGACCAACTTGTCAAACAAAGAGGTATACACTTCACGCCCGACCATAGTGGTGCTGGTATCTGGATCTAACGCATCTGGGTCGGAATTCAACCCAATGGTGATATCCTTAGCTTGGGCGGTCTGAGCCATAACTGCTAAAAGCAGTAAGCTCAACGTTTTCATTTTCATGTTATATCCTTATATCAATGAGTTGAAAGTGGCTCGCTTTATGATTCTGCTGCGAGCCGAGCATCGGAAAAATGGCGATAGATTAGCTGTCGCTTTCTGTAATCTGGTGATTCCAATTCTTCGAGTTTTACTGGGATAAAATCCGGAACAGTCTGGTGTTGAAAACAGGCAACCTTGTGTTCACCGTCCAAAGCGATATCACATCTCGGATGCTCTTGCTCACAACGTAATCCAGCGTATTGGCAACGAGAGCGAAAATAGCAGCCCTCTGGAAGATTCTTCGGATTGGGCAACTCTCCATGTAGCGTTTTGAGTTGTTTAAACCCAGGGACTGGATGCGGAATTGAAGAGAGTAACGCTTGCGTATAGGGGTGCTTAGGGTGATTAAATACCTCTTCCGTCGTTCCTATTTCCACGATTTGCCCTAAATACATCACGATCACGCGATCTGCCATGTGCTCAATAACCGAAAGGTCATGAGAA is a window of Vibrio porteresiae DSM 19223 DNA encoding:
- a CDS encoding helix-turn-helix domain-containing protein, giving the protein MVKRFSTHDIADSERFDYWQGLIESTYYTPTYNRRLSSEGFDGSLEVKRFGGSLITRIKSTPIEYCDYHPDQNDNILVTLSFCQRAILTQNGRTFEQKPGDILVYDSAQPFSCHFPNGDDQMVMSIPRGLFLSHFNQPDKVINQVLPSHSLLGNVSVSLLQSIWQVQEQDSGVGDKMISSMLTMLDSAYDAENGPLLSLKASEKLYKVQKYLLDRIDDSSLTIESIAKDNNMSARTLNRLFAAEQTTVMRWLWQQRLSACYKALLSRRYSTITETAFTFGFSNMTHFSRLFKETYGITAKQLLDKKSSL
- the zigA gene encoding zinc metallochaperone GTPase ZigA → MLDHTASALPVTVLSGFLGAGKTTVLSHILNNRQGRKVAVIVNDMSEINIDSEIVEQEVTLNHSEEKLVSLSNGCICCTLREDLLQEVSKLAKENRFDYLVIESSGISEPLPVAETFTFADDEGVSLSDVAQLDTMVTVVDSVNFMRDYRQAQSLQEAGESLGEEDERSITDLLIEQVEFADVILISKTDLVSPDQVTELEAILRTLNRRAKIIPIENGHIDVEQVLGTHLFDFEQAAAAPGWLQEMRGEHAPESEEYGISSFPYVARKPFHPERFYRFLESTKQIPNLLRSKGYFWLATRTGYVGQWSQAGGVSRHGFAGVFWRAMPKKYWPTDADSLEKIQSLWVEPFGDMRQELVFIGQNLDQAAITAALDACLLTEDELDADLDTWESFPDPFPKWR
- a CDS encoding Fur family transcriptional regulator, which gives rise to MVARTQKIIQQAAIVCHAHGCQLTPKRKLLLMGLIKSGKALSAYELIDFCKTQYDEVVPAISVYRILDLFQQLHLVHKLNSINKFTVCSHILDKDEINQPTVFLICRDCHKVKELHVSANLINALKQDIDDKGFQVISSQLELECQCDDCVSNTAKQAQH
- the folE2 gene encoding GTP cyclohydrolase FolE2; this encodes MNKTLTLPDVVLTDTASHPAAIEWVGMSGIAVPFYLPISSVDSTLVTAKADLYVSLDKAEAKGIHMSRLYLGLYNQLAQAHLSSSLISQFLSEMVESQNDISQNATLTLSFELPLHKKALLSHRSGYQSYQIHLTFTKLGDRTFSEVHISIPYSSTCPCSASLSRQLLAKAIDRQFDAASIDKEQLLEWIESAQGSIATPHSQRSFADIKMKWAGCHYSDIAALIQHFEAVLATPVQTSVKREDEQEFARLNAENLMFCEDAARKLKQALHSMSDLEDYWFKVDHQESLHAHNAVAIDHKYPAQHYHR
- a CDS encoding DapH/DapD/GlmU-related protein, with amino-acid sequence MIRKNPSGDLPVISPDAFVDPTAIICGKVIIEQNVFVGPYVVIRADEVDSNGEMQPIVIGHDSNLQDGVVIHSKDGAAVNIGARTSIAHRSIVHGPCSVGDDVFIGFNSVVFNTHIGDRCVIRHNCVVDSLDLPEQFHVPPMTNIGPGFNLNSIEKVPPKYSEFSESVVTANNMLVQGYKKRSNEF
- a CDS encoding CobW family GTP-binding protein, whose protein sequence is MNPIPVVILSGFLGSGKTTLLRNLVIQSHQQNKPLGVIINELNAFDVDGALVENVDVVDKKHHSLISIAGESLSTPAGIAKLDGAISTLLTHHTPQLLIIETSGSAHPLPLIDYCRQQSRIKLTGVLSLMDSVMLAQDFADGQNLVTDLQANLMQGKRDITNLLAEQVLFASHVILTKTERLSPEQTQQIGQALQKINPYVPILAVSWGKLALAELMQLPTYRFSLVEQLIDELKEAVEQDSAEASLYQMETVLIEDDRPFHPQRLWDTYHHYLGKQIYRSKGFFWLATRASHALLWNQNAGSIGLEQIGTWRSAILEQDDNGLTPEERRILQAKIEQHNGRFGDRRCRLIVIGDKAQLTTFTKALQRCFLTESEIQDWQQGTTFPDPWPKTTVMQ
- a CDS encoding gamma-glutamyltransferase family protein, yielding MKIHSTLYPYTSQRNAVYGTNGMVATSQPLAAQAGIRILQQGGNAVDAAIATAAALTVVEPTSNGIGGDAYALVWMKETLFGLNASGLSPAALNVEVLKEQGLTEMPTYGWTPVTVPGAPSAWAALNKRWGNLSLLECLTPAIEYAQNGYPVSPTLAKNWAKAVVKFSQLRAQEGGEVYQEWLNTFAPNGRAPALGEMWRSPNHANTLRLIGETNGDAFYKGELAEKIAESSRAAGGYLAASDLVEHQVEWVEPVHSNYRGYDICEIPPNGQGMIALMGLNILKQFEPAKHNDADQMHKQIEAMKLAFADGLHYITDINAMSVEPTELLSDEYSAKRAKLITDQAQQHCHGDPKASGTVYLATADHEGNMVSFIQSNYMGFGSGIVVPGTGIGLQNRGHTFSFDPEHANYLQPKKRTFHTIIPGFITYQGAAIGPFGVMGGFMQPQGHLQVAMNLIDFKLNPQAALDAPRWQWMKGNHVAVEPMMPSHIVQALMERGHDITVSPDCSSFGRGQAILREPGSAVLVGGTESRTDGAVIAY
- a CDS encoding ABC transporter permease is translated as MMNSQPNISLWTKFSNNRAWMKFRANPIGWFGLCIIVLFALMAIFAPLLAHFDPTKTNWMAVRQAPSTMYWLGTDEIGRDIYSRLLFGARASLMAGFFSVFIAFIIGVPLGMLAGYCGGKIDSIISRCTEAIMAMPSLILAIALAAALGASLTNAMLAIGIANVPLFIRLTRGQVMTVKYMEYVEAAYSVGTSHLGILWKYIFPNILAPLFIQVTLSLASAIIAESSLSFLGLGQQPPAASWGSMLNSAKGFLTQAPWMAIWPGMAIFVIVLAFNLFGDALRDALDPK
- a CDS encoding ABC transporter permease — its product is MLSFIFKRLYTAIPTLFLISLFIFGLQKLIPGDPALVLAGEDRSPEALAYIREAYHLNEPFINQYFYWISEALTGNLGTSMKTSQPVVDLLLAKLPVTIELSLLAMAFALIISIPMSVIAAVKRNSKWDFSASIFALAGQSIPNFWLGFMMILLISVRWGWLPASGYVSPLESIAQNIETMIMPAFVLGTGLAATLFRHSRGAMLEVLSADYIRTARAKGVKRKAIYLKHALRNALIPVVTLATIQFGELLGGAVLTEQVFTIPGIGKLIVDSVYNRDFPVVQGVVMFSALMFILSNIVADVAYYLLDPKLRIREVH
- a CDS encoding ABC transporter substrate-binding protein, with translation MKMKTLSLLLLAVMAQTAQAKDITIGLNSDPDALDPDTSTTMVGREVYTSLFDKLVDIDQQLNIIPMLATSWGWVDHNQGLVMKLRQGVKFQDGTDFDAEAVKFNLERSINLKGSRRKGELSVVKSVEVVDKNTVKINLTKPFIPLLAALADRAGMMVSPTAVKKEGDKFAQHPVGTGPYQFESRIAQDRIVLTKFKGYWDAEHYHFDKVTFLPLPDSTIRLANLESGQLDIAERVAPTDIEKVKSNPKLKVIEATSIGYNGIIFNLGYGANKDKDMAVKNPLVREAFEYAIDRNVINQVVFANQYIPDNQWVSTESDYHAPNLPVPQRDVEKAKALLKQAGYTNGVSIELMIANTSEATQIGQVIQAMAGEAGINIKLKTMDFATTLQVENKGEYEAYILGWSGRVDPDGNIYSFYGKGAPLNENGFDDEQVQSLLDTARTEQDVAKRKALYAQAMTRVTQLRPWIYLYHPKWQWAISSNIKHFTPFGDGMPRLRDVE